The following are from one region of the Rhizobium etli 8C-3 genome:
- a CDS encoding phasin produces MTKISERSFETIENPGSSSLKVPDQFGASVEKGNKKVTEAFLKFASGAEATQKMLPPILETTSLFGNELWWKTIAALQADAEASFSHLQALLGANSPSQILEQQSTFFRKRVETSLQHAKEVRVLSSRAVEEISKPVKDAFDKVLTDLKAT; encoded by the coding sequence ATGACCAAGATTTCCGAAAGATCCTTTGAAACGATCGAAAACCCGGGGTCATCGTCGCTCAAGGTGCCAGATCAGTTCGGCGCATCTGTTGAAAAGGGGAACAAGAAGGTGACAGAGGCTTTTTTGAAATTTGCGTCCGGCGCTGAAGCGACACAGAAAATGCTGCCTCCGATCCTCGAAACGACAAGTCTATTCGGCAACGAATTGTGGTGGAAGACGATCGCTGCACTGCAGGCCGACGCCGAGGCCAGCTTCTCACATTTGCAAGCTTTGCTGGGCGCGAATTCGCCGTCGCAGATCCTCGAACAGCAGTCGACCTTTTTCCGCAAGCGCGTTGAGACAAGTTTGCAGCACGCCAAGGAAGTCCGGGTGCTCTCAAGCAGGGCGGTGGAGGAAATCTCAAAGCCGGTCAAGGATGCTTTTGACAAGGTGCTGACGGACCTCAAGGCGACGTAA
- a CDS encoding type VI secretion system Vgr family protein: protein MVESRIESLLRHNRFVAVTSAASELNEISLRRLSGTERLGEPFLYEVKLASRNPVQNFATIPGQNLTIGLKLKDSQTRFFNGVVTRFQYLGLDDTEHLNYVAQVRPWISLLEHRSNSRVFQNKTSIEIITTIFREHKGNFKNQTARRFPQRPYCVQYDETDLAFVSRLMEQDGIYYYFEHAEDQHDLVLVDNAASHMACTPEIVETHHNLRPARSLYQEDVILHWDEVVSLQPNKVVLRDYDHEKPMAELTSVARVPPVRTGGIPPCKLTGSAITRPRESVAVRTGETSSASSGCTAMREVFEYPGQYTKKSDGDFYATIRAEELACNAYRARIESTARQITTGSLFKAANPFYYGQVGSRPKPTDRFLAVGQDFTVIGEVGDDLTADTVGGKGERFLYHSNVEIIPATTQYRPRRRTPARLIHGPQTAVVVGPEGESIATDKYGRVKVQFFWDREGGKNENSSCWIRVAQNFAGKGFGNLVVPRIGHEVVVDFIHGNPDTPLVTGVVYNGSNLPPETLPTDKTRSTFRTHTDGGAANAYNELRFEDKQGREEVYLKAQKNHTVEVGNIYSIDVKRHFLLTSGGAAPDSPAAAALGSRVEVTPDKIRLVVSGRTGPQAIEISGDGIAIIGTMIGVMATPPRLGSIVSMPPPTPGPPTPSIMKLIATLGLPPVTPE, encoded by the coding sequence ATGGTCGAGTCAAGAATCGAGAGTCTCTTAAGGCACAATCGTTTTGTTGCGGTCACTTCGGCCGCGTCCGAGTTGAATGAAATCTCTCTCCGGCGGCTCAGTGGCACCGAGCGGCTGGGGGAACCTTTCCTCTACGAGGTGAAGCTCGCCAGCCGCAATCCAGTTCAGAACTTTGCTACGATCCCCGGTCAAAACCTGACAATCGGCCTTAAGCTCAAGGACTCGCAAACGCGCTTCTTCAACGGTGTTGTTACGCGCTTCCAATATCTCGGCCTCGACGATACCGAGCACCTCAACTACGTGGCGCAGGTGCGGCCGTGGATTTCATTGCTCGAGCATCGCTCTAACAGTCGGGTCTTTCAGAACAAGACGAGCATCGAGATCATCACCACGATTTTTCGAGAACATAAAGGCAATTTCAAGAATCAGACCGCCCGACGGTTCCCACAGCGCCCATATTGCGTCCAGTACGATGAAACGGATCTGGCCTTCGTCAGCCGCCTCATGGAGCAGGACGGCATCTACTACTATTTTGAACATGCTGAGGACCAACATGACCTGGTGCTGGTCGACAACGCCGCGAGTCACATGGCCTGCACGCCTGAGATCGTAGAGACCCACCACAATCTCAGGCCTGCCCGAAGTCTTTACCAAGAAGATGTCATCCTGCATTGGGACGAGGTCGTATCGCTACAGCCGAATAAGGTCGTTCTCAGGGACTATGACCATGAGAAGCCGATGGCAGAACTGACGTCTGTCGCGCGTGTTCCTCCCGTGAGGACAGGCGGCATTCCGCCATGCAAGCTCACGGGAAGCGCCATCACCCGACCGCGGGAGAGCGTGGCGGTCAGAACGGGCGAGACCTCGTCGGCAAGCAGCGGCTGCACGGCAATGCGGGAGGTCTTCGAGTATCCAGGCCAGTATACAAAAAAAAGCGATGGCGATTTCTACGCCACCATCCGTGCCGAGGAACTCGCCTGCAACGCTTATCGCGCGCGGATCGAAAGCACTGCGCGCCAGATAACGACCGGGTCATTATTCAAGGCGGCAAATCCCTTCTACTACGGCCAGGTCGGTTCCCGCCCGAAACCCACCGATCGCTTTCTGGCAGTCGGACAGGACTTCACTGTCATCGGTGAGGTGGGGGACGATCTCACTGCGGACACCGTGGGGGGGAAGGGCGAGCGGTTCCTCTATCACAGCAACGTAGAGATTATCCCCGCGACCACCCAGTACCGACCGAGGCGCCGCACACCGGCGCGGTTGATTCACGGACCGCAGACGGCCGTCGTCGTGGGCCCCGAGGGCGAGTCGATCGCGACGGATAAGTACGGCCGTGTGAAGGTTCAGTTCTTCTGGGACCGAGAAGGCGGAAAGAACGAGAACAGCTCCTGCTGGATTCGGGTGGCCCAGAACTTCGCTGGTAAGGGTTTTGGCAACCTGGTCGTCCCACGGATCGGCCATGAGGTCGTGGTTGATTTCATCCACGGCAATCCCGACACGCCCCTGGTGACCGGCGTCGTATACAATGGCTCAAATCTGCCGCCTGAAACCCTGCCGACCGACAAAACGCGGTCGACCTTCCGGACGCATACCGATGGCGGCGCCGCTAATGCCTACAATGAACTGCGCTTTGAGGACAAGCAGGGCCGTGAGGAGGTCTATTTGAAGGCCCAGAAGAATCATACCGTCGAGGTCGGGAATATCTACAGCATCGACGTCAAGAGACACTTCCTCCTGACCTCGGGCGGCGCCGCGCCCGACTCCCCTGCCGCAGCGGCCTTAGGTAGCCGCGTCGAGGTAACACCCGACAAGATCCGCCTTGTAGTATCGGGCAGAACCGGCCCGCAGGCCATCGAAATCAGCGGCGATGGGATCGCCATTATCGGCACGATGATTGGCGTTATGGCAACGCCTCCGCGGCTCGGGTCCATCGTCTCCATGCCGCCGCCGACACCGGGTCCACCCACGCCGTCGATAATGAAGCTTATTGCGACACTCGGGCTGCCGCCTGTTACGCCCGAGTGA